In Leptospira stimsonii, the following proteins share a genomic window:
- a CDS encoding S49 family peptidase, whose protein sequence is MFRNFLKFVFLPIRLISQLVRWLRFRFFRGNHYFLEIPSEFSSYRKSFFMRLLSSKDEDLFFTEFLLELKLLSQIPGLKKISILIQQPEYGFGETLSIGERLQILKESGIELEGFALTGGLKSLFILGICNERFCSEASEFFPVLPSAESFFFGNAGKKWGVKVETFQSGPYKSFGESFQRDKFSPKAKENLNVLLKQMTADLENLFQRYTKFSLNTFAEPFLSPKVLKDRKFVTGFLNEEDFRENFLYEAYTNEVEKQKPITKELTLSSLYRFAKLRNFKVFSRREPIVAVLPLKGNIHHDTLGKGEGKTEGISYHSVKNALKELREENAVKAVILEVDSPGGSAFVSELLYQEILKLSKKKIVYAYVQNVSASGGYYLSCAASKIYSSPYSIVGSIGSISLRMDLKNLYSKLGVTKDRVGFYKYRDLLSEYGPIHSDSKKLMEQEIRESEGLFYKRVAEARKIHVSTLDQRFGQGRVFTASQFLKDKMIDSITDFLGIVDDIKQELKTERVQLQYLPTLFTFQSFIKSLRPSFLNVMSFGKNGILSSWMDGNLTNVEDSLKKKFLFSEGEILFRSSFWNQG, encoded by the coding sequence ATGTTTCGAAATTTTCTCAAATTCGTCTTTTTACCGATTCGTCTGATTTCCCAACTCGTTCGTTGGCTCCGATTTCGATTCTTTCGAGGCAATCACTACTTTTTGGAGATCCCTTCCGAATTCTCGAGTTATCGTAAATCTTTCTTTATGAGACTTCTTTCTTCCAAGGATGAGGATCTTTTTTTCACCGAATTCTTATTGGAATTAAAACTCCTCTCACAAATCCCCGGTTTGAAAAAGATTTCCATCCTGATACAACAACCCGAATACGGCTTTGGAGAAACGCTGAGCATCGGAGAAAGACTTCAAATTTTGAAAGAATCCGGAATCGAACTCGAAGGTTTCGCATTAACCGGAGGACTCAAATCTCTCTTTATATTAGGAATTTGTAATGAACGATTCTGTTCGGAGGCGTCCGAATTTTTTCCGGTTCTTCCATCTGCCGAATCCTTCTTTTTCGGGAACGCAGGAAAAAAATGGGGAGTCAAGGTGGAAACCTTTCAAAGTGGTCCTTATAAATCCTTCGGAGAATCCTTTCAAAGGGACAAGTTTTCTCCCAAGGCAAAGGAGAATCTAAACGTTCTTCTCAAACAGATGACGGCGGATCTGGAGAATCTATTTCAACGTTATACGAAATTCTCCTTAAACACGTTCGCCGAACCGTTTTTGTCCCCAAAGGTTTTGAAGGACAGAAAGTTCGTTACCGGATTCTTAAACGAAGAGGACTTTCGGGAGAATTTTCTCTACGAGGCTTATACAAACGAAGTTGAAAAACAAAAACCCATCACCAAGGAACTGACTCTTTCTTCCTTATATCGATTTGCAAAATTAAGAAATTTTAAAGTATTTTCTCGCCGAGAACCGATCGTGGCGGTTCTTCCATTAAAAGGAAATATCCACCATGATACTTTGGGAAAAGGGGAAGGAAAGACGGAGGGAATTTCGTATCATTCCGTCAAAAACGCCCTCAAAGAACTCAGAGAGGAAAACGCCGTGAAGGCTGTGATCCTGGAAGTGGATTCTCCCGGCGGTTCCGCCTTTGTTTCGGAATTGCTCTATCAGGAAATTCTAAAGTTATCCAAGAAAAAAATAGTTTACGCTTATGTTCAGAACGTATCCGCGAGCGGAGGTTATTACCTTTCCTGCGCGGCTTCAAAAATCTATTCTTCTCCGTATAGCATCGTGGGAAGTATCGGAAGTATTTCTCTTCGAATGGATCTCAAAAACCTGTATTCTAAGTTAGGCGTAACAAAGGATCGAGTCGGATTCTATAAATACAGAGATTTACTTTCGGAATACGGACCGATCCACTCGGATTCAAAAAAACTCATGGAACAGGAAATCCGTGAATCGGAAGGACTATTCTACAAACGGGTGGCCGAGGCGCGTAAGATCCACGTTTCAACGCTCGATCAGAGATTCGGACAGGGAAGAGTTTTTACCGCGAGTCAATTCTTAAAGGATAAGATGATCGATTCCATCACGGACTTTTTAGGAATCGTAGACGATATCAAACAAGAGCTGAAAACGGAGCGTGTGCAACTCCAATACCTCCCGACCTTGTTCACGTTCCAAAGTTTTATAAAATCTTTGAGACCGAGTTTTTTAAACGTGATGAG